The Pseudoalteromonas sp. N1230-9 genome segment CTTCGCTGGTATATAAAATATCGCCATAAACATTCAAGCCAAACTTTTGTGGACAAATGAGTCGGTGACCCACTCCTTGTAATGTCATCGTGTATGGCTCATTGGTGACATAAACTTGCACCGCATCTAAGTCACCGGCAAGCCACTGTTCAATGCCCCCTTCATGGCTTGCAGCTATTAAACTTTGTTGATCAAGCCCTGCACGTTGCAACATCACTAACAACTCAGCGTTTTCAACTGAGCCGATTTTACTTAGCTTCTTATCGGCAAAGTCTCTGGGCTGAAAAATATCTGAGTTATTTTTTACCATCCAGCAGTAAGGTGAAAACTGCAGTATGGCTCCAAGGGCAACAACCGGTGCGCCTTGTTTGCGCTTATGTAATATGCCTGAGTGAGTAATGGCGAAGTCGGCTTCACCGCTTAATACTTTAGGGAAGGTATCTGGCGCATTCGGATCGGCAGGTATAATGGAAACATCAAGGCCCGCTTCCTTATAAAAGCCTTTTTTTGCAGCCATATAATAGCCTGTAAACTGAAACTGGTGAGTCCATTTTAGTTGTAGGCTAACTTTATCAGCGCACTGTGCGCTCATAGAGAGCATTAGACAGACTAACCCTAGTAGGCTTTTTATACCTTGCACGCATCATCCTTGCTTGAAACCGTGCATTAACTATAGGAAAAATAGAGAGAAAATCAAGACTGCACATTAGCAGTCTTGATGATACTTAGCTACTGATTTGCCGCTTTAACTTCACTAAGTTCTTGACCTTGGCTGGTTAAGAACTGAGTGAAACATGGGTTGTTCGTTTCATCTTGAACGTTGTATCCCAAACGGTTCAAATGCTCATTGAATACCTCATAATCATTCGGTTCAATCGCAAAGGCCGCCAGCACATTACCAATCGATCCACCATGATTACGATAATGGAATAAAGTGATATTCCAATTACTACCAAGAGTATCTAAGAATCGCGCCAATGCGCCTGGATACTCAGGAAACTCAAAGCGAAGTAAACGCTCATGAAGTTGGGCTGGCGCTTTACCACCCACCATATAACGAATATGCAATTTAGCCAGCTCGTTATCTGATAGATCGCAAAATGTATAGTCGTTTTCTGTCAGTGCTGCTTTTAATTCATCGAGCTCTTGTTGGCCTTGCCTTAACGCGATACCAACAAAAATTTGTGCTTCGCCTGGGCCTGCATAACGGTAATTAAACTCGGTGATAGCTCTGCCACCTAACGAGTTACAAAACTGCTTAAAGCTGCCCTTCTCTTCTTTAATCGTCACAGCAAGGAGTGCTTCGTTCTTTTCACCTAGCGCCGTTCGCTCAGCAACATAGCGTAAGCGGTCAAAGTTTAAGTTCGCACCCGATAAAATCGCAGCCACGTTTAAGCCTTTTACACTATTTTGTTGGCACCACTTTTTCAGCCCTGCTGTAGATAGCGCACCTGAAGGTTCTGCTATCGCACGAGTCGAAACAAAGATATCTTGCATTGCGGCGCAGATTTCATCGCCTGTAACAGTAACGACTTCATCACAAAACTTTTGTGCTAATCGAAACGTCTCAGTACCAATGATTTTTACTGCGACACCATCAGCAAAACTGCCAACACGGTCAAGCTCAACAGGCTTGCCTGCTTCAAGTGCTGCTTTTAAGCAGGCACTCTCGTCAGCTTCAACACCAATGACTTTAATATCAGGACGTAACGACTTAATGTACACCGCCATACCTGCAAGTAAGCCACCACCGCCAACAGGAATAAATACAGCATCAAGGTCGTTCAATTGCTGCATTAATTCACGGGCAACGGTACCTTGGCCAACAATGACATCGGGATCATCAAACGGTGGCACAAATACCCCGTTACGCTGCTCTGTCAGCTCTAAAGCATGGGCTTTTGCTGCATCAAAATGATGGCCGTGTAATACCACTTCACCACCGAGTGAACGCACTGCATTCACTTTAATTTCTGGTGTTGTAACTGGCATCACAATCGTTGCTTTATGCCCTAAAAATGAGGCACTGAGTGCCACGCCTTGCGCATGGTTACCCGCTGAGGCTGTGATCACATCAGAACCTTTTGGCAACTTGCTCAGTTTATGAAAAGCACCACGAAGTTTAAATGAATAAACCGGTTGTTGGTCTTCACGCTTTAGCCACACATGGTTGCCTAGCCGTGCACTAAGATCAGCCATTTCGCTGACCTCAGTGACTTTTGCAAGCGGCTCCATGTTCGCTTGAATGATAGCGCGAAAATAATCGAGCTCTTGAGAAACCATAATTAACTAAGCTCCTCAAGTTTTGCTAAATCGCGAACAGCTCCTTTGTCTGCACTGGTTGCAAGTAACGCATAAGCTTTAAGTGCAGATGAAACATAGCGGTCACGATCCAGTGGTTTATAAGCATCTTTACCACGTGCAAGTTGCTTTTGTTTACGTGCTTCAAGCTCTTCATCAGACAGCGCTAAAGTGATTTCACGGGTTGCAATATCAATCACTATCTTATCGCCATTTTCAACATAGGCGATTGCACCACCGCTTGCTGCTTCTGGTGAAACGTGACCAATTGATAAACCTGATGTACCACCCGAGAAACGACCATCGGTGATAAGCGCACACTTTTCACCTAAGCCCATTGATTTTAAGTAACTCGTTGGATACAGCATTTCTTGCATGCCTGGGCCGCCTTTTGGTCCTTCGTAACGAATTACAACAACGTCACCGGCTTTTACTTCACCATTAAGAATGCCTTCAACCGAATCATCTTGTGATTCGTATACAACTGCTGGGCCTTCAAAGTGCAGCATTTCTTCAACTACACCGGCACTTTTAACAATACAGCCATCAAGGGCTAAGTTACCTGAAAGTACAGCTAAGCCACCATCTTGACGAAAAGCATTTTCAACACTGCGGATACAGCCGTTTTCACGGTCATTATCAAGCTCTGGCCAGCGGCATTCTTGGCTCATAGCTTTTGTAGTACGGATTCCGGCAGGGCCTGCTTTATAGAATTTTTGCGCCACTTCATTATTCGGATCGGTCGCATCCCATTTAGCCACCATTTCAGCCATACTGTGGCCTGCAACGTGATCCACAGATAGATCAACAAGGCCTGCTTTACCTAACTCACGGATAATTGCCATCATGCCACCAGCGCGGTGTACATCTTCAATGTGATATTTATTGGTTGCGGGTGCCACTTTACAAAGGAAAGGTGTTTTGCGAGAAAGCTCATCGATGTGCGACATATCAAAATCAACACCCGCTTCTTGCGCTGCAGCTAATAAGTGTAAAACCGTATTTGATGAACCACCCATGGCAATATCAACCACCATTGCATTCATAAAGGCGGTGCGATTAGCAATAGCGCGTGGTAATACTGCTGCATTATCTTTTTGATAATACTCACGGCATAAATCAACAATGCGCGCACCTGCTTCAACGTAAAGTTGTTTACGGTCTTTGTGCGTAGCAAGTGTGGTACCGTTACCCGGCAGTGCTAAACCAATCGCCTCTAATAAGCAGTTCATTGAATTAGCAGTGAACATGCCCGAACATGAACCACAAGTAGGACAGGCAGAGCGCTCTACTTTGTCTGAGTCTTCATCGCTTACTGAGGTATCAGCACCTTTCACCATGGCATCCACTAAATCAAGTTTAATGTCGATATCAGCAAGGCGTGTTTTACCCGCTTCCATTGGACCACCTGATACGAAAATAACCGGAATATTTAAACGCAGTGCTGCCAGCATCATCCCTGGGGTAATTTTGTCGCAGTTAGAAATACAGATCATAGCATCGGCACAGTGTGCATTAACCATGTATTCCACTGAGTCTGCAATTAAGTCACGCGACGGTAGTGAATACAGCATACCGCCATGACCCATTGCGATACCATCGTCGATTGCAATGGTATTAAATTCTTTTGGTACACCACCCGCTTCGGTGATGGTTTCGGCCATTAGCTCACTGAGTTGATTAAGATGAACGTGCCCTGGTACAAACTGAGTATATGAGTTAACAACAGCGATAATTGGCTTACCGAAGTCTTTATCTGTCATCCCTGTTGCACGCCATAAAGCACGCGCCCCTGCACGTTTTCGACCTTCTGTTGTTGTTGCACTTCTTAATTTAGCCATAATTACCTCAGTTGTTGCAGTGGCATGCCACTGACTTCCTCATTCCTAATTTATTTCTCACTAAAGCATCAAACTGATTGCTCTAGTTACCTGTTGATTTTTTACTAGATTGCTTGTTGTTGAAATTGGTTTTCAACATTGACATGTTTTACATCAACCAATTTATTTAACTGTGATGTTAGTAGATAAATCGGCTTATCGCTGTCTACCGTTATGGTGACGTGAAACGCTTCATCAGCCATTTCTAAATTCATGGTTGTTAGATCAAAGCCGCGATGACGTGCAACGCGTAAAAAGCGCTCTACCGCGACACTTTGATTCTTTAGTGCAATCGTTAGGGTGTGTTTCATTTTACTGTCTCCGTCATCATTTCATCATTGGCAGCACCAGGCGGTACAAGCGGCCATACATTTTCTTTATCATCGATACAGGCATGCAGAATGTATGGGCCTTCACTATTAACTAACGCATCAACCGCAGCATCGACTTCATCTGCTTTAGTGATGGTTTGACCAGGAATGCCAAACACCGCTGCTAACTGCACAAAATCAGGATTATCTGAAAGGTTTGTTTCAGAATAACGACCTTCAAAAAATAGCTGCTGCCATTGACGTACCATGCCTAAGCGCTGATTATCTAAGATTAGAATTTTAACTGGCAGATTGTTACGGCGAATTGTTGCCAGTTCTTGAATGTTCATCATGATTGAGCCATCACCCGAGACCGTGATCACAAAATCATTTGGGCGAGCAACTTGCGCGCCAATAGCGGCTGGTAAACCAAAACCCATGGTACCCGCTCCACCACTACTTAAATGATTGCTAGGATGGCTAAACTTCATATGCTGTGCCACCCACATTTGGTGCTGACCCACATCACAGCACACAACACCCGTTGATGGCATTTTTTGGCTTAGCTGGTTTAATAAGTAAGGGGCAAACACTTTTTCGCCCGGATAGTCATAACGCCACGCATGCTCTTTCATCATGCTTTCGATGTGCGTTAACCACTCATCTGGTGTAACAAAACAATCAAGCTGCGGTAATGACGTTTTTAAATCTGCCACTAATGATGCTTTTGCAGGCTTACGCTTACCAACCTCTGCCGCGTCAATATCAAGGTGAATAACCTTTGCTTTTGCCGCAAACTTGCTTAAATTGCCAGTTACACGGTCGTCAAAACGAGCACCGATACAAACCAAAACATCACACTCTTGCACTGCTAAGTTAGCCGCTTTACCGCCATGCATACCTAGCATGCCAAGGTCATATTCATAATCAGGTAATACA includes the following:
- the ilvA gene encoding threonine ammonia-lyase, biosynthetic, with the translated sequence MVSQELDYFRAIIQANMEPLAKVTEVSEMADLSARLGNHVWLKREDQQPVYSFKLRGAFHKLSKLPKGSDVITASAGNHAQGVALSASFLGHKATIVMPVTTPEIKVNAVRSLGGEVVLHGHHFDAAKAHALELTEQRNGVFVPPFDDPDVIVGQGTVARELMQQLNDLDAVFIPVGGGGLLAGMAVYIKSLRPDIKVIGVEADESACLKAALEAGKPVELDRVGSFADGVAVKIIGTETFRLAQKFCDEVVTVTGDEICAAMQDIFVSTRAIAEPSGALSTAGLKKWCQQNSVKGLNVAAILSGANLNFDRLRYVAERTALGEKNEALLAVTIKEEKGSFKQFCNSLGGRAITEFNYRYAGPGEAQIFVGIALRQGQQELDELKAALTENDYTFCDLSDNELAKLHIRYMVGGKAPAQLHERLLRFEFPEYPGALARFLDTLGSNWNITLFHYRNHGGSIGNVLAAFAIEPNDYEVFNEHLNRLGYNVQDETNNPCFTQFLTSQGQELSEVKAANQ
- the ilvD gene encoding dihydroxy-acid dehydratase, with translation MAKLRSATTTEGRKRAGARALWRATGMTDKDFGKPIIAVVNSYTQFVPGHVHLNQLSELMAETITEAGGVPKEFNTIAIDDGIAMGHGGMLYSLPSRDLIADSVEYMVNAHCADAMICISNCDKITPGMMLAALRLNIPVIFVSGGPMEAGKTRLADIDIKLDLVDAMVKGADTSVSDEDSDKVERSACPTCGSCSGMFTANSMNCLLEAIGLALPGNGTTLATHKDRKQLYVEAGARIVDLCREYYQKDNAAVLPRAIANRTAFMNAMVVDIAMGGSSNTVLHLLAAAQEAGVDFDMSHIDELSRKTPFLCKVAPATNKYHIEDVHRAGGMMAIIRELGKAGLVDLSVDHVAGHSMAEMVAKWDATDPNNEVAQKFYKAGPAGIRTTKAMSQECRWPELDNDRENGCIRSVENAFRQDGGLAVLSGNLALDGCIVKSAGVVEEMLHFEGPAVVYESQDDSVEGILNGEVKAGDVVVIRYEGPKGGPGMQEMLYPTSYLKSMGLGEKCALITDGRFSGGTSGLSIGHVSPEAASGGAIAYVENGDKIVIDIATREITLALSDEELEARKQKQLARGKDAYKPLDRDRYVSSALKAYALLATSADKGAVRDLAKLEELS
- a CDS encoding ABC transporter substrate-binding protein, producing the protein MLSMSAQCADKVSLQLKWTHQFQFTGYYMAAKKGFYKEAGLDVSIIPADPNAPDTFPKVLSGEADFAITHSGILHKRKQGAPVVALGAILQFSPYCWMVKNNSDIFQPRDFADKKLSKIGSVENAELLVMLQRAGLDQQSLIAASHEGGIEQWLAGDLDAVQVYVTNEPYTMTLQGVGHRLICPQKFGLNVYGDILYTSEAMVEKNPDIVERFYHASIKGWRYALLHLEESIAVTKHDYATHKSLQELAYEANVLTSYIKPPGVNLGSMSMAKWRLIADLYGLDQTEFDRAFKHFMYQHQDDGGFELSWMLILAIVLSILCIPLYIRLISSGRR
- the ilvG gene encoding acetolactate synthase 2 catalytic subunit, whose product is MTGAELTIDLLAKHGVKDVFGYPGGAIMPIYDALYGAPVKHYLTRHEQGAGFAAVGFARSTGKLGVCFATSGPGATNLITALADAMMDSVPLLAITGQVPTAAIGSDAFQEVDVLGMSLSCTKHSYMVERAEDLAEILQEAIHIAQSGRPGPVLVDIPKDIQMAQVPFHPWLAAEDYLPKLDANQVAIANQILSEAQRPVAYIGGGVQAADAQNELMQFLEKTHMPAVSTLKALGSVLPDYEYDLGMLGMHGGKAANLAVQECDVLVCIGARFDDRVTGNLSKFAAKAKVIHLDIDAAEVGKRKPAKASLVADLKTSLPQLDCFVTPDEWLTHIESMMKEHAWRYDYPGEKVFAPYLLNQLSQKMPSTGVVCCDVGQHQMWVAQHMKFSHPSNHLSSGGAGTMGFGLPAAIGAQVARPNDFVITVSGDGSIMMNIQELATIRRNNLPVKILILDNQRLGMVRQWQQLFFEGRYSETNLSDNPDFVQLAAVFGIPGQTITKADEVDAAVDALVNSEGPYILHACIDDKENVWPLVPPGAANDEMMTETVK
- the ilvM gene encoding acetolactate synthase 2 small subunit, with the translated sequence MKHTLTIALKNQSVAVERFLRVARHRGFDLTTMNLEMADEAFHVTITVDSDKPIYLLTSQLNKLVDVKHVNVENQFQQQAI